GCACGTGACGGCGGCCGGTGAACCACGTGGCGTGCGGCGGCATCTCCAGGGTGACGTCCTCGCGGAGCACCGCGGCGAGCGCTTCGACGTCGGCACGCTCGAACGCGTCGACGTACCGAAGCAGTTGTTTCTGCAGGTGAGGGTGGTCCGGCTCGGTCATCCCGTCCGGGTCGGGCGCCAGGCGGCGCAGGCGGTCGCGGGCGCGCAGCAGGGCACTGTTGACCGCGATCGTGGTGGTGCCCAGGGTGGCGGCGACCTCGTCGGCGGGCAGGTCGGCGACGTCCCGCAGGATCAGCACGGCCCGCTGCTTGGCGGGCAGGTGCTGCAGGGCGGCGACGAACGCGAGCCGGATCTGCTGGCGCGCACCGGCCTCGTCGGCCGGGTCGACCGGCAGCGGGCTGAGCCAGCGGGTTTCCGCGGGCGCCGGCCGCGCACGCGCCTGCCAGTCCGCTTCCGCGGCACCGAGGCCGGCCGGGAGCGCCCGGCGGCCGCGCTGGTCGGCCAGGCGCAGGCAGACGTTGGTGGCGATCTGGTACAGCCAGGTGCGCAGCGACGACCGGCCCTCGAAGCGGTCGAAGCCACGCCAGGCCCGCAGGTACGCGTCCTGCACGGCGTCCTCGGCGTCGGCCGCCGACCCGAGCATCCGGTAGCAGTGCGCGAGAATCTCCGGCCGTAGCGGCGCGGCCACCTCGGCGAATCCCATGGCGAACCACCTCCTCTCGCCATACAGACCCACGGCGCACCCGAAACTCACCGGCGCTCACCAGCCGTACCGTAATTCGATGTACTCGATCGCGGCCGATACCGATACTTTGCCGGTGGATCGAGGCCTTGCCCAGCGCGCCACCGCGCTCATCGAGTCGGCGGGGTACGGCGACGGCGACCGGGTCGTGGTCGGCCTGCGGCACGGGGACGCGCCGGCCGTGTACGTCAGCCACGGCGAGCCGTTCACGACGGCCTGCGTCGCGTCGGTGTCGAAGCAGATCACCGCGGCGTGCGTGGCGCTGCTGGTGCGGCAGGGCCAGCTCGACGTCGAGTCGGCGCTGGCCAGATGGATTCCCGAGCTGCCGGCGTGGGCGGCCACCGTCCGCGTGCGGCACCTGATCCACCACACCGGCGGACTGCCCGAGGCCGGCGAGTTCTTCGCGCTCAAGAAGGCGGGCCGGGATCGGACCGTACACGGAATGCTGGCCGAGCTGGCCGGGCACGAGTCCCTGGAGAGCATCCCGGGAACCGCGTTCAGCTATCGCAACCCCGGTTACGCGTGCCTGTCGGTCATCGTCGAACGTGTCGCCAGCGAGCCGTTCCCCGATTTCGCGCGTTCGCGCCTGTTCGAGCC
Above is a genomic segment from Actinoplanes ianthinogenes containing:
- a CDS encoding serine hydrolase domain-containing protein, with amino-acid sequence MDRGLAQRATALIESAGYGDGDRVVVGLRHGDAPAVYVSHGEPFTTACVASVSKQITAACVALLVRQGQLDVESALARWIPELPAWAATVRVRHLIHHTGGLPEAGEFFALKKAGRDRTVHGMLAELAGHESLESIPGTAFSYRNPGYACLSVIVERVASEPFPDFARSRLFEPLGMAATGYWPGPEPFPPGTTPTELGSPAPLSLGDCGVWSTAADLMRWNEALAADELGVSGLLHTAGRLDDGPPLPYGWGVDVLTRAGFPLHRHGGVWAGLSAEIARLPAQRAAMVVIALDHAEARTKRLADSVIDDLIARGETSAGQRRSAAT
- a CDS encoding RNA polymerase subunit sigma-70; protein product: MGFAEVAAPLRPEILAHCYRMLGSAADAEDAVQDAYLRAWRGFDRFEGRSSLRTWLYQIATNVCLRLADQRGRRALPAGLGAAEADWQARARPAPAETRWLSPLPVDPADEAGARQQIRLAFVAALQHLPAKQRAVLILRDVADLPADEVAATLGTTTIAVNSALLRARDRLRRLAPDPDGMTEPDHPHLQKQLLRYVDAFERADVEALAAVLREDVTLEMPPHATWFTGRRHVLGFLATHVLRRPGQFTMLPVTPTANGQPTFAMYADREAHALHVLEIDPGGIRSIHIFLNAELFPMFGQPVTLAPPRDLLGYDSDDR